In one Pseudodesulfovibrio tunisiensis genomic region, the following are encoded:
- a CDS encoding ArnT family glycosyltransferase, producing MSSILKSIEKHPALWALCLIVLPTLARIAFVASGQLNLVQDEAQYWDWTRNLQLTYYSKGPLIALIIKTWTSVFGNTELGVRFGSIIGSVMTQCVLFYCIAKYWRKPVVAAATLLIFNTMPLFVALGLLMTTDNSFVFFWTVCLFSLYQSALPRESIFHGPGQPRTVPFVVMAASFGLGILAKYTMLGFAGLAVVSALIMSVSQLLPQRYWRRLLLALTAGVIIGFLPTLIWNMQNDFVGYKHVFYLIGVKGKQAAQLIRFDRFPEYFGSQLGLALPWWLVFAFIAGVPAVRQALDFRSNRSSHNESQPDKRQAIILSVFFWPMWLFFLAWSFHAKVMPNWTTVSYVAGAILAAFTLTRYMAASRSKARKWAGGFTWASLIILTLAFSYHVLPLPDSLNITHRLKGWQELGDTVGELAETKFKDPSKVFFFSDLYDMTAELSFYVPGQKRAYCAWIDDRRMNQYDLWPGPQDRKGWDAVFVRKHHTGSHPEVAKMFRKISEPMYITTTYNGRPARKFTLYLCYGYTGYWPEHPGRY from the coding sequence GTGTCCAGCATATTGAAAAGCATCGAAAAACACCCGGCGCTCTGGGCGCTGTGCCTCATTGTCCTGCCGACTCTGGCCCGGATCGCGTTCGTGGCGTCCGGCCAGCTCAATCTGGTGCAGGACGAGGCCCAGTACTGGGACTGGACCCGAAACCTCCAGCTCACCTACTATTCCAAGGGCCCGCTCATCGCCCTGATCATCAAGACATGGACTTCGGTGTTCGGCAATACCGAACTCGGGGTGCGGTTCGGCTCCATCATCGGGTCGGTCATGACCCAGTGCGTGCTGTTCTACTGCATCGCCAAGTACTGGCGCAAACCCGTGGTGGCCGCGGCAACCCTGCTGATCTTCAACACCATGCCCCTGTTCGTGGCGCTGGGCCTGCTCATGACCACGGACAACTCGTTCGTGTTCTTCTGGACCGTGTGCCTGTTCAGCCTGTACCAGTCCGCCCTGCCCAGAGAATCCATATTCCACGGGCCGGGCCAGCCCCGGACCGTGCCCTTCGTGGTCATGGCCGCGAGCTTCGGTCTCGGCATACTGGCCAAGTACACCATGCTCGGCTTCGCAGGACTGGCCGTGGTCTCGGCCCTGATCATGAGCGTGAGCCAACTGCTGCCACAACGCTACTGGCGACGGCTGCTGCTGGCATTGACCGCAGGCGTGATCATCGGCTTCCTGCCCACCCTGATCTGGAACATGCAGAACGACTTCGTGGGCTACAAGCACGTGTTCTACCTGATCGGGGTCAAGGGCAAGCAGGCGGCCCAACTCATCCGGTTCGACCGGTTCCCGGAATACTTCGGGTCCCAGCTCGGTCTGGCGCTGCCATGGTGGCTGGTCTTCGCCTTCATCGCGGGCGTACCGGCCGTGCGGCAGGCGCTGGACTTCCGCAGCAACCGCAGCTCCCACAACGAAAGCCAGCCCGACAAGCGGCAGGCCATCATCCTGTCCGTGTTCTTCTGGCCCATGTGGCTCTTCTTTCTGGCCTGGAGCTTCCACGCCAAGGTCATGCCCAACTGGACCACGGTCTCCTATGTTGCCGGGGCCATTCTGGCCGCCTTCACCCTGACGCGCTACATGGCCGCATCGCGCAGCAAGGCCCGGAAATGGGCAGGCGGCTTCACCTGGGCCAGTCTGATCATCCTGACGCTGGCGTTCAGCTACCACGTCCTGCCCCTGCCGGACAGCCTGAACATCACGCACCGGCTCAAGGGCTGGCAGGAACTCGGCGACACCGTGGGCGAGCTGGCGGAAACCAAATTCAAGGACCCGTCCAAGGTCTTCTTCTTCAGCGACCTGTACGACATGACCGCGGAACTGTCCTTCTACGTGCCCGGCCAGAAGCGCGCCTATTGCGCGTGGATCGATGACCGCCGCATGAATCAGTACGACCTGTGGCCCGGTCCGCAGGACAGGAAGGGCTGGGACGCGGTCTTCGTGCGCAAGCACCACACCGGCTCGCATCCCGAAGTGGCCAAAATGTTCCGCAAGATTTCGGAACCCATGTACATAACCACCACGTACAATGGCCGCCCGGCCAGAAAGTTCACCCTGTACCTGTGCTATGGCTATACAGGATACTGGCCCGAGCATCCGGGACGATATTAG
- a CDS encoding class I SAM-dependent methyltransferase — MSRHVNIIISGETVRKHPRDVRKDDIIKGMLPPTPARIFEASAGSAILSRELQDTGHDVTISNYHRLNFPGLKEIEVDLNKDIPLPDASFNAIICREVIEHVESVPHTLREFNRLLRPGGTLVLTFPNRLHIRSRFYHVLTGFYRGMQSPINLDVPFGEGHVNLIGYPEMDYFLRKFGFEPGEVSSSFYQATDKLLLALRPLIRLTTRFYLLNYKKHAQEHEKTKPDNIAYNTKIADILTSKPLFIGKDVIVSARKTL; from the coding sequence ATGAGCCGACACGTCAACATCATCATCAGCGGTGAAACCGTCCGCAAGCACCCTCGGGATGTACGAAAGGACGACATCATCAAGGGAATGCTCCCCCCTACTCCGGCTCGAATATTCGAAGCCAGCGCAGGGAGCGCCATTCTTTCCCGGGAACTTCAGGATACCGGCCATGATGTGACCATCTCCAATTATCACCGCCTCAACTTTCCCGGGCTAAAGGAAATCGAGGTGGATTTGAACAAGGACATCCCCCTGCCAGACGCATCGTTCAACGCGATCATCTGCCGGGAGGTCATCGAACACGTGGAATCCGTGCCGCACACCCTGCGGGAGTTCAACCGCCTCCTCAGGCCCGGGGGCACTCTGGTGCTCACCTTTCCCAACAGGCTGCACATCCGTTCGCGCTTCTACCACGTGCTGACCGGATTCTACCGGGGCATGCAGTCTCCCATCAACCTGGACGTGCCGTTCGGCGAAGGACACGTCAATCTGATCGGGTATCCGGAAATGGACTATTTTCTACGCAAGTTCGGATTCGAACCGGGCGAGGTATCTTCTTCCTTTTATCAGGCAACGGACAAGCTGCTGCTTGCACTGCGTCCCCTGATCCGTCTGACCACACGCTTCTACCTGCTCAACTACAAGAAGCATGCGCAGGAGCATGAGAAAACCAAGCCCGACAACATCGCCTACAACACGAAAATCGCGGACATCCTGACATCCAAGCCACTTTTCATAGGCAAGGACGTGATCGTTTCCGCGCGCAAGACCCTGTAG
- a CDS encoding MarR family winged helix-turn-helix transcriptional regulator has product MNSKLYVYTIIMEFKDNTSFFAELGRLHRLYVHSVANRLAPHGIRPGYLSVLHFLWQRDGLTQTRLRELVDVEQATLSNTLKRMERDGLITREPNREDRRISLIWLTGKARDLHPAVDTGRADLRSVVNKGLSINDIRYFRRIIRQMTEHLEADLADPALVLTDVVE; this is encoded by the coding sequence ATGAACAGCAAGCTATACGTTTATACCATCATCATGGAATTCAAAGACAATACTTCATTTTTTGCGGAACTGGGCCGTCTGCACCGGCTCTATGTCCACAGTGTGGCAAACCGGCTGGCACCCCACGGCATCCGACCGGGATATCTCTCGGTGCTCCACTTTCTCTGGCAGCGGGACGGCCTGACGCAGACCCGACTTCGCGAGCTCGTGGACGTGGAACAGGCCACCCTGTCCAATACGCTCAAACGCATGGAACGGGACGGGCTTATCACCCGGGAGCCGAATCGCGAGGACCGACGCATATCCCTTATATGGCTTACGGGCAAGGCCCGCGACCTGCATCCGGCCGTGGACACGGGCAGGGCCGACCTGCGATCCGTGGTCAACAAGGGACTGTCCATCAACGACATCCGGTATTTCCGGCGCATCATCCGCCAGATGACCGAGCATCTGGAGGCCGACCTCGCGGACCCGGCCCTGGTGCTGACCGACGTCGTCGAGTAA
- a CDS encoding ChbG/HpnK family deacetylase: protein MKVIVNVDDAGLHPAVRRGIETLSEAGIVTSATVMANGPDLDEALKLKGVGLGVHLNILRGRPVSPWQEVHTLVDRSTGLFLGDYTTLFTRFLAGRIDMEQVELEWGRQVDRILKAGVVPTHVDSEKHIHAWPAMTAAAGRVARRYGIGWMRRPVECAGLTRLDKGGIRTKFLRLCSLFQRRPQGMAWPDSIWGIADQGANLTPDRFRKAMAGRRFDIVEICCHPGLSLPGDPPISPDYGAMRVASQWQDELEALSDPEWLAMFRDIGAELVHFGHLR, encoded by the coding sequence ATGAAAGTCATAGTCAACGTGGACGACGCCGGGCTGCACCCGGCAGTGCGGCGCGGCATAGAAACCCTGTCCGAGGCGGGCATAGTCACCTCGGCAACGGTCATGGCCAATGGTCCGGATCTGGACGAGGCCCTGAAGCTGAAGGGCGTGGGACTCGGCGTGCATCTCAATATCCTGCGCGGCAGGCCAGTGAGCCCGTGGCAGGAAGTGCATACATTGGTGGACCGCAGTACCGGATTGTTTCTCGGTGACTACACCACGCTTTTCACCCGTTTCCTTGCCGGAAGGATCGACATGGAGCAGGTGGAGCTGGAATGGGGGCGTCAGGTGGACCGCATCCTCAAGGCCGGGGTGGTGCCCACGCACGTGGACAGCGAAAAGCACATCCATGCCTGGCCCGCCATGACAGCGGCCGCCGGACGCGTGGCCAGACGCTACGGTATCGGCTGGATGCGTCGACCCGTGGAATGTGCCGGCCTGACCCGTCTGGACAAGGGCGGAATCCGCACCAAGTTTCTCCGGCTGTGCAGCCTGTTTCAACGCAGACCCCAAGGCATGGCATGGCCCGATTCCATCTGGGGCATAGCGGATCAGGGCGCGAACCTGACCCCGGACCGGTTTCGCAAGGCCATGGCCGGACGCAGGTTTGACATCGTGGAGATTTGCTGCCATCCCGGCCTGTCCCTGCCCGGCGATCCGCCCATTTCCCCGGATTACGGAGCCATGCGCGTTGCCTCCCAGTGGCAGGACGAACTCGAGGCCCTGAGTGACCCGGAATGGCTGGCAATGTTCCGCGACATTGGCGCGGAGCTTGTCCATTTCGGCCACCTGCGCTAA
- a CDS encoding IS1595 family transposase — translation MRKSRLDRKKQLRLIEHFVAGTTARCAADLVGVNFKTAAYYFHRLREIIAEEESSEGMAFGEFEVDESYFGGRRKGKRGRGAAGKVPVFGILKRGGKVYTQVIPDAKGKTLMPIIQEKIQPDSVVYSDCWYGYNVLDVSEFKHFRINHSKLFADSQNHINGIENFWNQAKRHMRKFNGIPTKHFHLFLKECEWRFNNSNPRSQLKQLRQWVKKHMG, via the coding sequence ATGCGAAAGAGCCGTTTAGATCGCAAGAAGCAGCTCCGTTTGATTGAGCATTTTGTAGCTGGGACAACAGCACGATGTGCCGCTGATCTGGTCGGTGTGAACTTCAAAACGGCTGCGTACTATTTTCACCGGCTTCGTGAAATTATAGCCGAAGAAGAGTCCAGCGAAGGAATGGCTTTCGGCGAATTTGAAGTTGATGAAAGCTATTTCGGCGGCAGACGAAAGGGCAAACGTGGTCGTGGGGCCGCAGGGAAAGTGCCGGTGTTCGGAATTCTTAAAAGAGGCGGGAAGGTATACACACAGGTGATTCCCGACGCCAAGGGCAAAACGTTGATGCCGATTATCCAAGAGAAGATTCAGCCCGACAGCGTCGTTTACTCAGATTGCTGGTACGGCTACAATGTCCTTGATGTGTCCGAGTTCAAGCACTTCAGGATCAACCATTCCAAGCTGTTCGCCGACAGCCAGAATCACATCAATGGGATTGAGAACTTTTGGAACCAGGCCAAGCGTCACATGAGAAAATTCAACGGCATTCCGACCAAGCATTTCCATCTCTTTTTGAAGGAATGCGAGTGGCGTTTTAACAACAGCAATCCGCGAAGCCAACTTAAACAGTTGAGACAGTGGGTTAAGAAGCATATGGGCTAG